From the genome of Ignavibacteriales bacterium, one region includes:
- a CDS encoding shikimate dehydrogenase, translating to MIQSQNKFNHNTKIVGVIGHPIKQSFSPLMHNIAFEISGLNCIYLPFDIPSNSLKDTMKGMVALGIKGFNVTIPLKEKILPLLKDVSEEANIIGAVNTVVNDDGILRGYNTDVNGVVESLNPYKDEIAGAKISVIGTGGAARSVIYALIRTFKVGQINIINRTEQTAESLKEYFSAKMIHDDFKAHALVPPDLVETFRNSKLIINTTPMGMFPEIDDSATTIKESFMSGQIVFDVVYNPVKTKLLRLAESQGATIITGLKMFVEQGAKAFELWTGEQMEKEKVYRAIESYLIS from the coding sequence ATGATACAATCTCAAAACAAGTTCAATCATAATACAAAAATTGTTGGTGTAATCGGGCATCCGATAAAGCAATCGTTTTCACCGTTAATGCATAATATTGCTTTCGAAATTTCTGGATTAAATTGTATCTACCTCCCATTCGATATACCTTCAAATTCTTTGAAAGATACAATGAAAGGAATGGTTGCTCTTGGAATAAAAGGTTTTAATGTTACTATTCCATTAAAAGAAAAAATTCTTCCGTTACTAAAAGATGTTTCGGAGGAAGCAAATATTATTGGAGCTGTAAATACAGTTGTAAACGACGACGGAATTTTACGTGGTTACAATACAGACGTTAACGGTGTTGTTGAATCGTTGAATCCATACAAAGATGAAATTGCAGGCGCAAAAATTTCAGTGATTGGAACCGGCGGCGCGGCACGTAGCGTTATTTATGCGCTGATTAGAACATTTAAGGTCGGTCAAATTAATATAATCAACCGGACTGAGCAGACGGCAGAATCTCTGAAAGAATATTTTTCCGCAAAAATGATACATGACGACTTTAAAGCGCATGCTCTTGTTCCGCCGGATTTGGTAGAAACTTTCCGAAATTCAAAACTTATTATTAATACTACACCAATGGGAATGTTTCCTGAGATTGATGATTCTGCTACAACAATCAAAGAATCATTTATGAGCGGGCAGATTGTTTTTGATGTAGTTTATAATCCAGTAAAAACAAAATTGCTTAGACTCGCCGAATCACAAGGCGCCACAATAATTACCGGATTGAAAATGTTTGTAGAACAAGGCGCGAAAGCTTTTGAACTTTGGACAGGCGAGCAGATGGAAAAAGAAAAAGTTTACCGCGCAATTGAATCTTACCTTATCAGCTAA
- a CDS encoding pyridoxal phosphate-dependent aminotransferase, whose translation MPISKRVNKIGVSPTMKIAAEAKEMQARGENVIDLSVGEPDFPTPPNVKQAAKRAIDENQTRYTFNQGTIELRTAISNKFIKENGLEYLPNDIIVSTGAKQSIYNAVQSLVHDNDEVIFSSPYYVSYPEMVSLAHGQSVIIPTTEESGFKITPSMLQNVITTRSKVLILCNPSNPTGACYTLNELEEIAEIVEQNNLYVISDEIYEKIIYDNFEFVSFASLRKKIKNRTITINGFSKSYAMTGWRMGYAAGPEEIIKAMNKIQSHSTSNASSISQAASLEALTGPQDYVEMMRKEYEQRRNFLHNALVSISDVSCYKPEGAFYLFPNFSKYFHKSTPLFRIERSFDLAMYLLYEAKVATVPGSAFGAEGYLRLSYSTSMANLKEGSDRIKEALSKLS comes from the coding sequence TTGCCAATCTCTAAACGAGTAAATAAAATTGGTGTCTCACCAACAATGAAGATCGCAGCCGAAGCAAAAGAAATGCAGGCAAGAGGCGAAAATGTTATTGATCTTTCTGTGGGCGAACCGGATTTTCCAACGCCGCCCAATGTAAAGCAAGCAGCTAAACGTGCTATAGACGAAAATCAAACACGTTACACTTTTAACCAAGGTACAATTGAACTTCGCACGGCTATTTCAAATAAATTTATAAAAGAGAACGGTTTAGAATATCTGCCTAATGATATTATTGTCTCTACAGGAGCAAAACAATCTATATACAATGCGGTTCAGTCGCTTGTTCATGATAACGATGAAGTAATTTTTTCTTCGCCCTACTACGTTTCTTACCCGGAGATGGTTTCCTTAGCACACGGACAGTCAGTGATTATTCCTACAACAGAAGAGAGCGGTTTCAAGATTACTCCGTCAATGTTGCAAAATGTTATAACAACCAGATCAAAAGTTTTGATACTTTGTAATCCGTCTAATCCCACCGGCGCTTGTTACACACTCAATGAATTGGAGGAAATTGCTGAGATAGTAGAACAGAATAATCTTTATGTTATAAGCGATGAGATTTATGAAAAGATAATTTATGATAATTTTGAATTCGTCAGTTTTGCATCTTTAAGAAAGAAAATCAAGAACAGAACAATTACTATTAACGGATTTTCAAAGTCGTATGCCATGACTGGGTGGAGAATGGGATATGCTGCCGGACCGGAAGAAATAATTAAAGCAATGAATAAAATTCAAAGTCACAGCACTTCAAATGCGTCATCAATTTCTCAAGCTGCTTCTTTAGAAGCGTTAACCGGTCCTCAGGATTATGTTGAAATGATGAGAAAGGAATATGAACAAAGAAGAAATTTCTTGCACAACGCTCTCGTTTCAATTAGTGATGTAAGCTGTTACAAACCCGAAGGGGCATTCTATCTTTTTCCAAATTTTTCTAAATACTTTCATAAATCCACTCCTTTATTTAGAATAGAACGTTCATTCGATCTTGCTATGTACCTTCTCTACGAAGCAAAGGTTGCTACTGTACCGGGAAGTGCGTTTGGAGCTGAAGGTTATTTGCGGCTTTCTTATTCTACTTCAATGGCAAATTTGAAAGAAGGTTCTGATAGAATAAAGGAGGCACTTTCTAAACTCTCTTGA
- the pckA gene encoding phosphoenolpyruvate carboxykinase (ATP): MSKYLEFNTPALKQALELASDFRLKNQGITNLDRVYWNLPHEALYEEIIFRNEGRLAKDGALIVNTGKHTARAASDKFIVREESTMKDIWWGTYNRPYAHPLWSQLMGRFQAWAQGEELFVQDCYAGADPDYKLPVRIITEKAWHSLFARNMFLTTNNRDELKNFVPDFTIIAVPGFKLDPIADGTRSDTGIILNFDQRTAVIANTLYAGEIKKSVFTVLNFLLTYQDVLPMHCSANVGDDGDVALFFGLSGTGKTTLSADPKRKLIGDDEHGWSSQGVFNFEAGCYAKVIRLSAEHEPQIYETTHRFGTILENVVFDPTSRMIDLDDDSITENTRASYPINFIPNVISDGYVRTHPKNIIFLTCDASGVMPPIAKLNAEQAQYHFISGYTSKIAGTEIGLGIEPQITFSACFGGPFMVRHPFEYAEMLKQRMLKHGANVWLVNTGWVGGRFGVGKRISIRHTRNLLNAALEGKLDNVKYRKDKLFGYEVPMTCPEVPEDVLYPENSWGSKDEYWKKYDALAARFGENFKLFEKGCSQNVIDAGPKRLSQLK; the protein is encoded by the coding sequence ATGAGCAAATATTTAGAATTCAACACACCGGCACTTAAACAAGCGCTTGAGCTTGCATCGGATTTCCGATTAAAGAATCAAGGTATTACAAATCTTGACCGCGTTTATTGGAATCTTCCACACGAAGCTCTTTATGAAGAAATTATTTTCAGAAATGAAGGCAGGCTTGCTAAAGATGGAGCTCTAATTGTAAATACGGGTAAACATACGGCACGCGCTGCGTCTGATAAATTTATTGTTCGTGAAGAATCTACGATGAAGGATATTTGGTGGGGAACTTACAACCGTCCTTATGCGCATCCATTATGGTCACAGTTAATGGGTAGATTTCAAGCCTGGGCTCAAGGAGAAGAGTTGTTTGTTCAGGATTGTTATGCCGGAGCCGATCCGGATTATAAATTACCCGTTCGTATTATTACGGAAAAAGCATGGCATAGTTTGTTTGCCCGCAATATGTTCTTAACAACAAACAATAGAGATGAATTGAAAAATTTTGTTCCCGATTTCACAATAATTGCAGTTCCAGGATTTAAACTCGACCCGATTGCAGATGGTACGCGTTCGGATACAGGCATCATTCTTAATTTTGACCAACGAACTGCCGTCATTGCAAACACACTTTATGCCGGTGAGATCAAGAAGTCTGTTTTTACTGTTTTGAATTTTCTACTTACTTATCAAGATGTTCTTCCGATGCATTGTTCAGCAAACGTCGGCGATGACGGTGATGTTGCATTATTCTTTGGTTTGAGCGGAACCGGTAAAACAACTTTATCCGCCGATCCAAAAAGGAAACTCATTGGCGATGATGAGCATGGCTGGAGTAGTCAAGGAGTGTTTAATTTTGAAGCCGGATGTTACGCAAAAGTGATTCGTCTTTCAGCAGAACATGAACCGCAGATTTATGAAACCACACACCGCTTCGGAACGATATTGGAAAATGTTGTCTTTGATCCCACGTCCCGGATGATTGATCTGGATGATGATTCAATTACAGAAAATACGCGCGCATCATACCCGATTAATTTTATTCCTAATGTAATTAGTGACGGATATGTCCGTACTCATCCTAAAAATATTATTTTCCTAACTTGCGACGCATCCGGTGTTATGCCGCCAATTGCAAAATTAAACGCAGAACAAGCTCAATATCATTTTATCAGCGGATATACTTCTAAAATCGCCGGAACGGAGATTGGTTTAGGCATTGAACCGCAGATAACTTTTTCTGCATGTTTCGGCGGACCTTTTATGGTTCGTCATCCTTTTGAATATGCGGAGATGTTAAAACAAAGAATGCTTAAACATGGCGCAAATGTTTGGCTTGTTAATACCGGCTGGGTAGGCGGAAGATTCGGCGTCGGCAAACGTATCAGTATTCGCCACACAAGAAATCTTTTAAATGCTGCTCTAGAGGGAAAACTTGATAATGTGAAATACCGTAAAGATAAATTGTTTGGTTATGAAGTACCGATGACTTGCCCCGAGGTACCGGAAGATGTTTTGTACCCGGAAAATTCTTGGGGTAGTAAAGACGAATATTGGAAAAAATATGATGCCCTTGCCGCACGTTTCGGTGAGAATTTCAAATTGTTCGAAAAAGGTTGTTCGCAAAATGTAATTGATGCCGGTCCAAAACGTCTATCGCAACTTAAATAG
- a CDS encoding aminotransferase class I/II-fold pyridoxal phosphate-dependent enzyme: protein MSLSQIARSIKASPTLALNEKAAILREKGDPVIHLGGGEPKSRAPMDALLAAVNSLNSGEIRYAPADGTPELKKSIIRYTDEYYHRKVNPENVIASSGAKQSLMVALQAILNPQEEVIYPAPYWVSYPDMAKLCGAIGVAALPEDGTFYPRLKDIEMRVGSYTRAIIINSPNNPSGAMYSEDFIADIVDFCEKKGIYLIMDDIYHRLIFDGKKPFSAYDYTKKSVEESKLLIVNGVSKQYAMTGFRIGWAVGNKKLIAAMSNIQGHQTSGPSVLLQKAAAGALNGIQSGVESLRVTLENNRNVLIDQLRSFSGVKVYVPDGTFYCFADFSAYDKDSQKLSQFLIDKVMVLTVPGKEFGLDGFLRISYCGTIKDITDGIERMKWALDPNAPNELYIGDRKLVRDWS from the coding sequence ATGAGTCTCAGTCAAATTGCAAGATCAATCAAAGCTTCTCCGACATTAGCATTAAATGAAAAAGCGGCAATCCTAAGAGAAAAAGGAGACCCGGTAATTCATCTTGGCGGCGGTGAACCCAAAAGCAGAGCTCCTATGGATGCATTGCTTGCTGCTGTAAATTCTCTAAACTCGGGCGAAATTCGTTATGCACCGGCAGATGGAACTCCCGAATTAAAAAAATCAATTATCCGCTATACGGATGAATATTATCATCGGAAAGTAAATCCGGAAAATGTAATTGCTTCAAGCGGTGCTAAACAATCTCTTATGGTGGCTCTCCAGGCAATTTTAAATCCGCAAGAAGAAGTAATTTATCCAGCACCTTATTGGGTTAGTTATCCGGATATGGCAAAACTTTGCGGCGCCATTGGCGTAGCTGCATTGCCGGAAGACGGAACATTCTATCCACGGTTAAAAGATATTGAAATGCGTGTTGGTTCTTATACGCGTGCAATTATTATAAACAGCCCAAATAATCCCAGCGGCGCAATGTATTCAGAAGATTTCATTGCAGATATAGTTGATTTTTGTGAGAAGAAAGGAATTTATTTAATTATGGATGATATTTATCATCGCCTTATTTTTGACGGTAAGAAACCATTTAGCGCATATGATTACACAAAAAAATCTGTTGAAGAATCAAAACTTCTAATTGTTAACGGTGTTTCTAAACAATATGCAATGACAGGCTTTAGAATCGGCTGGGCTGTTGGAAACAAAAAATTAATTGCGGCTATGTCCAACATTCAAGGTCATCAAACTTCCGGTCCATCTGTTCTATTGCAAAAAGCCGCCGCCGGCGCACTTAACGGAATTCAATCCGGAGTTGAAAGCTTACGTGTTACTCTAGAGAACAACCGCAATGTTCTAATAGATCAACTACGTTCTTTTAGCGGCGTAAAAGTTTATGTACCGGACGGAACTTTTTATTGCTTTGCAGATTTTTCTGCATATGATAAAGATTCACAAAAACTTTCTCAGTTCTTAATTGATAAAGTGATGGTTCTAACCGTTCCAGGCAAAGAATTTGGTCTCGACGGATTTTTACGAATCAGTTATTGCGGAACGATCAAAGATATTACCGATGGAATAGAAAGAATGAAGTGGGCGCTCGATCCTAACGCGCCGAATGAACTGTATATTGGCGACCGCAAATTAGTGAGGGATTGGTCATGA
- a CDS encoding PAS domain S-box protein yields the protein MKNGSITKKFLLDEFEKLKAENKRLKQANKKYLSASQMIEEANTIDGLRTEIENRKIVEEQLRESEERYRELFESNPHPMWVYELSTLSFLAVNDAAVEKYQYSKEEFLNMTIADIRPKEDIPKLLKSIPKKDAGIDKAGLWHHRKKDGTIIDVEIISHTLTFNNKDAELVIAHDLTEKIRTEDALKLSESRFKGVINSIQDLVYTLDRNQKITGLYGMWSEMYGFTEEEFLGKKLTMFLSHPETTINEIATLRALNGEAVKFEWSLKRNDDNFNFESSLTPIFGNTNDVIGVVGVARDISERKRSELRLRESEERYRKLFDFSPDPIFVHKDGIILFINSAGLKLFAAKREEQIIGKNILEFVHPDFRSSARERIVSLQNGTDKLQVVRKKFIRLDDAVIDVEVSTISFSYDGEIAAQVVVRDITEKMKAEKQIRLQAELLNSANDSIFLIDKNGYIVYANKAALQQHGYTDEEILVMRIQDLDVNENSDFTHVRLRDIYEKGFGAFEVTHSRKDKSTFPAEVNAQLIIIDNEKYVLSVERDITERVQTHAELIQSEGKFRSIFESASVAILILGLDHKILQANHTFSKMLGYTQEEVLGKSILDLTYEEDRSDSYSKLGGLVHKSEKVNYLEKRYYSKNGKLVWGIASGTVIKDDKGNPLYVVGLIQDITDRVKANENLRKISSAVEQSSSSIIITDLKGSIEYVNPKFTQVTGFTSDEALGKNPRVLKSGKQTQEFYENMWNTISSGREWQGEFHNRKKSGQLFWEHASISPIKNEAGKITHYLSVKEDITEWKNVQEELIRSKEEAVEASKLKSSLLANMSHEFRTPLNGVLGFAQLLKEEVADSSQLDMVDKIIQSGRRLMNTLNSVLMLTELENNNYLINKSEIDLVVLCQQLKMFFVKPAQNKNLEFILDLKEENFSIFSDENLLTRVISSFIENAIKYTHAGGIKIELTSIYQNNGKRLAVINIIDTGIGIRTEDQSLIFREFKQLSEGFRRDFEGLGLGLTIANKIMNLIGGTITLQSELGKGSKFTLMIPVETPQKIDSVQSKQIFMEKEMSPITKPPTENELANVLLIEDNPLNIEVVQKFLSKICTVSFAREGLAAIKMADEHDYSLVMIDINLGQGIDGVQVLHEIKKLGKYDGKPIIALTGYASDTNKKEFLAHGFTHYLAKPFDKRELIKLVMGILNLE from the coding sequence ATGAAAAATGGTTCTATTACAAAAAAATTCTTACTAGACGAATTCGAAAAACTGAAAGCTGAGAACAAACGGCTTAAACAAGCCAATAAAAAATATTTGTCTGCTTCTCAAATGATTGAAGAAGCAAATACCATCGACGGTCTCCGGACGGAAATTGAGAATAGAAAAATTGTAGAAGAACAGTTGAGAGAAAGCGAGGAACGCTACCGGGAATTATTTGAAAGCAACCCGCATCCCATGTGGGTTTATGAACTTTCTACTCTCTCGTTTTTAGCTGTAAATGATGCAGCAGTAGAAAAGTATCAATATTCAAAAGAAGAGTTTTTGAATATGACTATTGCAGACATCAGACCAAAAGAAGATATTCCCAAACTTTTAAAAAGTATTCCGAAGAAAGATGCTGGAATTGACAAAGCCGGTTTATGGCACCACCGGAAAAAAGATGGAACCATTATAGACGTAGAGATAATATCCCATACCCTTACTTTTAATAACAAAGATGCAGAACTGGTTATTGCGCACGATCTAACCGAAAAAATACGCACTGAAGACGCCTTGAAATTAAGCGAATCACGTTTTAAGGGAGTAATTAATTCTATACAAGATTTGGTTTATACGCTCGATAGGAATCAAAAGATAACCGGCTTGTACGGAATGTGGTCGGAAATGTATGGCTTTACCGAAGAAGAATTTCTCGGCAAGAAATTAACCATGTTTTTATCCCATCCAGAAACTACAATAAATGAAATTGCGACATTAAGAGCGTTGAACGGCGAAGCGGTTAAATTTGAATGGTCATTAAAAAGAAATGACGATAATTTTAATTTTGAAAGTTCGCTTACTCCCATCTTCGGAAACACGAATGATGTAATTGGAGTTGTTGGTGTAGCCCGGGATATTTCAGAGAGGAAACGTTCTGAACTAAGACTTAGGGAAAGCGAAGAAAGATACCGTAAATTATTTGACTTCTCGCCCGATCCTATTTTTGTTCACAAAGACGGGATAATACTTTTTATAAACAGTGCCGGTTTAAAATTGTTTGCTGCAAAACGCGAAGAACAAATTATCGGTAAAAATATACTTGAATTTGTTCATCCGGATTTTCGTTCTTCCGCAAGAGAAAGAATTGTCTCGCTTCAGAATGGCACGGACAAACTTCAAGTGGTAAGGAAAAAATTTATCCGGCTGGATGACGCTGTAATAGATGTGGAAGTTTCTACAATTTCATTTTCATACGATGGTGAGATTGCGGCACAAGTTGTGGTGCGTGATATTACTGAAAAAATGAAAGCCGAGAAGCAGATTCGTCTTCAAGCTGAACTTCTAAATTCTGCTAACGATTCTATCTTCCTTATTGATAAGAACGGATATATAGTTTATGCAAATAAGGCGGCTCTTCAACAACATGGTTACACAGATGAAGAAATATTGGTGATGAGGATTCAAGATCTCGATGTCAACGAGAATTCAGATTTTACACATGTAAGACTAAGAGATATTTATGAAAAAGGATTTGGTGCCTTCGAAGTAACTCACTCCAGAAAAGACAAATCTACTTTCCCCGCTGAGGTTAATGCGCAGTTAATAATTATAGATAATGAAAAATATGTTTTAAGTGTAGAACGAGATATAACAGAGCGTGTTCAAACTCATGCCGAATTAATTCAAAGCGAAGGAAAATTCAGATCAATATTTGAATCCGCTTCAGTTGCAATTTTAATTCTAGGACTTGACCACAAAATCTTACAGGCCAATCACACTTTCTCTAAAATGCTTGGTTATACTCAAGAAGAAGTTCTTGGTAAAAGCATTTTAGATTTGACTTATGAAGAAGACCGGTCCGATTCATATTCAAAATTAGGAGGCCTAGTTCATAAATCAGAAAAGGTCAACTACCTTGAAAAGCGATATTATAGTAAGAATGGAAAGTTGGTTTGGGGAATAGCTTCGGGTACTGTAATCAAAGATGATAAAGGAAATCCACTTTATGTAGTCGGTTTAATTCAAGATATTACGGATAGAGTGAAAGCCAATGAAAATCTAAGAAAAATTTCAAGTGCGGTAGAACAAAGTTCCTCATCTATAATTATAACCGATCTAAAAGGTTCTATTGAATATGTTAATCCGAAATTCACTCAAGTTACCGGATTTACTTCTGACGAAGCACTCGGTAAAAACCCAAGAGTACTTAAATCCGGCAAACAGACACAAGAGTTTTATGAAAATATGTGGAATACAATTAGTTCCGGACGTGAATGGCAGGGTGAGTTCCATAATAGAAAAAAATCCGGCCAGCTCTTTTGGGAACACGCATCAATTTCACCAATAAAGAACGAAGCCGGTAAAATCACGCATTATTTATCGGTAAAGGAAGACATTACAGAGTGGAAAAATGTCCAAGAAGAACTTATTAGATCCAAAGAAGAAGCTGTCGAAGCGAGCAAATTAAAATCCTCATTGCTAGCAAACATGTCTCATGAATTCCGCACTCCGCTAAACGGAGTTCTAGGCTTTGCACAACTTTTGAAAGAAGAAGTAGCGGATTCAAGTCAGCTCGATATGGTAGATAAGATTATTCAATCCGGAAGAAGGTTGATGAACACTCTCAATTCCGTACTTATGCTCACCGAACTTGAGAACAACAATTATCTTATCAATAAATCGGAAATTGATTTAGTCGTCCTTTGCCAGCAGTTAAAAATGTTTTTTGTAAAACCGGCGCAGAACAAAAATCTCGAATTTATACTTGATCTCAAAGAAGAAAATTTTTCAATTTTTTCTGATGAAAATTTACTAACACGGGTCATTTCAAGCTTTATTGAAAATGCCATCAAATACACTCATGCCGGTGGAATCAAGATTGAACTTACAAGCATTTATCAAAATAACGGGAAGAGACTCGCTGTAATTAATATTATTGATACCGGTATTGGTATTAGAACCGAAGATCAGAGTTTGATTTTTAGGGAGTTCAAACAGTTAAGTGAAGGATTCAGAAGAGATTTTGAAGGGTTAGGACTTGGGTTAACAATTGCAAATAAGATTATGAATTTGATCGGCGGTACCATCACTTTACAAAGTGAGCTTGGTAAGGGATCAAAATTTACACTAATGATTCCGGTAGAAACTCCCCAAAAAATCGACAGTGTTCAATCAAAACAAATTTTTATGGAAAAAGAAATGTCACCTATAACAAAACCTCCAACAGAAAATGAATTGGCTAATGTATTGCTCATCGAGGATAATCCTCTTAACATAGAAGTGGTTCAAAAATTTCTTTCTAAGATATGTACAGTTTCTTTTGCGAGGGAAGGTTTGGCGGCAATTAAAATGGCGGATGAACATGATTATAGTCTGGTTATGATCGACATTAATCTTGGACAAGGAATTGACGGAGTTCAAGTTTTGCATGAGATCAAAAAACTTGGCAAGTATGACGGCAAACCGATAATTGCTTTAACAGGTTATGCGTCGGATACTAACAAAAAAGAATTTCTAGCTCATGGGTTTACTCACTATTTAGCAAAACCATTTGATAAAAGAGAATTAATAAAACTTGTTATGGGCATCTTAAATTTGGAATAA